From a single Planctomycetaceae bacterium genomic region:
- a CDS encoding ABC transporter ATP-binding protein: MTSASAGSIANSRHANQASGGVALSVRNLTTRFRTDRGLITAVSNVSFDLFRGESLGIVGESGCGKSVTCKSVMRLLPEHVTVYDQESQVLLDGENLLGLSDRRMRDLRGNRIAMIFQEPMTALNPVFTIGWQLDEALRYHTRLNRRQRRERVLELLDMVEIPSPANRYRDYPHQLSGGMRQRVMIAMALACEPKILIADEPTTALDVTIQAQILKLMNDLRQRTGTSVMLITHDMGVVAQTCDRVVVMYAGQVVEQAPVMDLFHNPAHPYTKALLDSIPRSGGRRKGQRLATIPGLVPALTSMPAACRFADRCPLCQARCESEMPLLERLADRRTVRCHFPVHKDRRPTG, translated from the coding sequence ATGACTTCAGCTTCCGCCGGCAGCATTGCCAATTCCCGACACGCGAACCAGGCTTCCGGCGGCGTTGCGCTATCTGTGCGAAATCTGACGACGCGGTTCCGTACCGATCGCGGACTGATCACCGCCGTCAGCAATGTTTCCTTCGATTTGTTTCGCGGTGAGTCGCTGGGAATCGTGGGAGAAAGCGGTTGCGGGAAATCCGTCACGTGCAAATCCGTCATGCGCCTGCTTCCGGAACACGTCACGGTCTACGATCAGGAGAGTCAGGTGCTGCTGGACGGCGAGAACCTGCTTGGGCTCAGCGACCGGCGGATGCGCGACCTGAGAGGCAACCGCATCGCGATGATTTTTCAGGAACCGATGACGGCGCTGAACCCGGTGTTCACGATTGGCTGGCAACTTGATGAAGCTCTGCGTTATCACACCCGGCTGAACCGCCGGCAGCGGCGCGAGCGGGTGCTGGAACTGCTGGACATGGTCGAAATTCCGTCGCCCGCGAATCGATACCGCGACTATCCGCATCAGTTGTCGGGCGGGATGAGGCAGCGCGTGATGATCGCGATGGCGCTGGCCTGTGAACCGAAGATTCTGATTGCTGACGAACCCACCACCGCGCTGGATGTCACGATTCAGGCTCAGATTCTGAAGCTGATGAACGACCTTCGCCAGCGGACCGGTACGTCGGTCATGCTGATTACGCATGACATGGGCGTCGTCGCCCAGACGTGTGATCGTGTTGTTGTGATGTACGCCGGACAGGTCGTGGAACAGGCTCCCGTGATGGACCTGTTCCACAATCCGGCGCACCCGTATACAAAGGCGCTACTGGATTCCATTCCCCGTTCCGGCGGCCGAAGGAAGGGTCAGCGGCTGGCGACGATTCCGGGACTTGTTCCGGCACTGACCAGCATGCCCGCGGCGTGCCGTTTTGCTGACCGCTGCCCGCTGTGCCAGGCCCGCTGCGAATCTGAAATGCCGCTGCTGGAACGACTCGCCGATCGCAGGACGGTTCGGTGTCACTTTCCGGTACACAAAGACCGCCGGCCAACCGGCTGA
- a CDS encoding ABC transporter permease, which produces MTRESAYRRFQRRFLRHKLAVASLFVILVYFAVAVLLLIGWPVNEEAATARFGPMHVPGFYITPPAEDRLMKAEWWIQYIDSALKKPDPQKAIQDLQRVGYRRPAELSVAEFTQRTERSFAVLDALDRKLGDEQFSDESLTAEIQALESEVDRLYEPLESLDAFRQSAALLLGTDRQGRSIFFRAVYAIQIAVMVGAVTGLASVAIGTVLGMAAGLWGGWVDGLVTWLYTTLASIPNLVLLILLAHVFSGTAIDDRLNRWTSERFSDWMGGRLIGDTLFPVYVAFIATFWIGPCRVIRGETLKIRELEYVQAATVMGFGRLRILFRHVLPNVAYLMLINFSLLFIGAIKSEVILSFLGLGVKNVPSWGTMISNSGYEVINGFFWQIGAATVFMLVLVLAFNIVSDALQDVFDPRHV; this is translated from the coding sequence ATGACGCGGGAGTCCGCATATCGGCGGTTTCAGCGGCGTTTTCTGCGACACAAGCTGGCCGTGGCATCGCTATTCGTGATTCTTGTTTACTTCGCAGTGGCGGTGCTGTTGCTGATCGGCTGGCCGGTGAACGAAGAAGCGGCAACGGCAAGGTTCGGCCCGATGCATGTGCCGGGGTTTTACATCACGCCGCCCGCGGAAGATCGGTTGATGAAAGCCGAGTGGTGGATTCAATACATCGACAGCGCCCTGAAGAAACCCGACCCTCAAAAGGCAATCCAGGATCTTCAACGCGTGGGGTACCGTCGTCCCGCGGAACTTTCAGTGGCGGAATTCACGCAAAGAACGGAACGGAGTTTCGCGGTACTGGATGCACTGGATCGGAAGCTGGGTGACGAACAGTTTTCGGATGAGTCACTGACTGCCGAAATTCAGGCGCTGGAGTCGGAAGTCGATCGCCTGTACGAACCGCTGGAGTCGCTCGATGCGTTCCGGCAGTCAGCGGCGCTGCTGCTGGGCACCGATCGCCAGGGACGATCGATCTTCTTTCGAGCGGTCTATGCGATTCAGATTGCTGTGATGGTCGGTGCGGTCACGGGACTGGCTTCGGTCGCGATCGGAACAGTGCTGGGAATGGCCGCAGGACTCTGGGGCGGATGGGTCGATGGGCTTGTCACCTGGCTGTACACCACACTGGCTTCCATACCGAATCTGGTGCTGCTGATCCTGCTGGCTCACGTGTTTTCCGGTACTGCGATTGACGACCGTCTGAACCGGTGGACGAGCGAACGGTTCTCCGACTGGATGGGCGGCAGGCTGATTGGAGACACCCTGTTTCCGGTGTATGTGGCGTTTATCGCGACGTTCTGGATCGGACCGTGCCGCGTGATTCGCGGTGAGACTTTGAAGATCCGCGAACTGGAATACGTCCAGGCGGCAACCGTCATGGGATTCGGCCGGCTGCGGATCCTGTTTCGTCACGTGCTGCCCAATGTCGCCTACCTGATGCTGATCAATTTTTCTCTGCTGTTCATCGGGGCGATTAAGTCGGAAGTCATTCTCAGCTTTCTGGGGCTGGGTGTGAAAAACGTTCCCAGCTGGGGAACAATGATCAGCAATTCGGGCTACGAAGTGATCAACGGTTTCTTCTGGCAGATCGGCGCAGCGACGGTGTTCATGCTGGTTCTGGTGCTGGCGTTCAACATCGTTTCCGACGCTCTGCAGGATGTGTTCGACCCGCGGCATGTTTAG
- a CDS encoding ABC transporter substrate-binding protein: MAPASDITTVETADRRWTEADELAFRDAYQQRLDSGTLKVGRFPLRSDGPKTFDPVRGSSVYENRCISQVYEPLLQYKYLVRPFELEPLLLQEMPQTDDNITYRFTLKKGIRFQDDPCFPDGIGRELIASDVFYSWKRIADRNTESKSWWLMENTILGFDEYRDIQNEADRFDYNAPVTGMRIIDDHHFEVELIRPVSRFLWTLAMFQTAIVPREAVEFYGEKFVRHPVGTGPYLMKDGDWKVGVSITYRRNPNYHQCFYPLEHMPEDVAAGRTQAAGRRLPFLDEIHVIFFVQDQPGWLVFRSGGLDYSQVPAENYPEAFNPRTHELRRSMKDSGITGYKVRLLDFIFKGFNMDDELLGGYTPQKKALRQAICLAQDWDEVNQSFYNGLNVVYDGPIPPGMAGHPPNGAAPVSFRGPDLERVRELLEEAGYPNGRGLPVIDYYVARGRNYAEQTEMLKKQLSRVNIRIREHLVDFSTLMQTVDRKQAPFFSFAWGSDYPDAENNLALFYGPYESPGSNHFNYQNPDYDRLYEQILSMSPSEERTEICRRMRDMVLEDCPCAGSMARTRFYVVRPHLKNMKPVEVFDNWYKYLDIDESLR, from the coding sequence GTGGCACCGGCATCCGATATCACCACCGTTGAAACAGCGGATCGCAGGTGGACAGAAGCCGACGAGCTGGCGTTTCGTGACGCCTATCAGCAGCGGCTGGATTCCGGCACTCTGAAGGTCGGCCGGTTTCCGCTGCGGTCGGACGGCCCGAAGACCTTCGATCCCGTACGCGGCTCCAGCGTCTATGAAAACCGCTGCATCAGTCAGGTCTACGAACCGCTGCTGCAATACAAGTATCTGGTGCGACCCTTTGAGCTGGAACCGCTGCTGCTGCAGGAGATGCCTCAAACGGACGACAACATCACGTACCGCTTCACGCTGAAAAAGGGAATCCGGTTTCAGGATGACCCGTGCTTTCCCGACGGAATCGGCCGCGAACTGATAGCGTCCGACGTGTTTTATTCCTGGAAGCGAATCGCCGACAGGAACACGGAATCCAAGTCGTGGTGGCTGATGGAAAACACGATCCTGGGGTTCGACGAGTACCGCGACATTCAGAACGAAGCAGACAGGTTTGACTACAACGCTCCCGTTACCGGCATGAGAATCATAGATGACCATCATTTTGAAGTCGAACTAATTCGGCCTGTCAGCCGCTTTCTGTGGACTCTGGCGATGTTCCAGACAGCCATCGTCCCGCGTGAAGCCGTGGAGTTCTATGGCGAAAAATTCGTACGGCATCCCGTGGGAACAGGTCCCTACCTGATGAAGGACGGTGACTGGAAGGTTGGTGTCAGCATTACGTATCGCCGAAACCCGAATTACCACCAGTGCTTTTATCCGCTGGAACATATGCCCGAAGATGTCGCGGCCGGGCGAACTCAGGCGGCCGGGCGGCGGCTGCCGTTTCTGGATGAAATTCACGTAATCTTCTTTGTTCAGGACCAGCCCGGCTGGCTGGTCTTTCGCAGCGGCGGTCTCGACTATAGCCAGGTGCCGGCCGAGAACTATCCAGAAGCCTTCAATCCGCGCACTCACGAACTGCGCCGATCCATGAAGGACAGCGGCATCACCGGCTACAAGGTGAGACTGCTGGACTTCATCTTCAAGGGCTTCAATATGGACGACGAACTGCTGGGAGGCTACACCCCGCAAAAGAAGGCTCTGCGCCAGGCCATCTGCCTGGCTCAGGACTGGGATGAAGTCAACCAGTCATTCTACAACGGTCTGAATGTCGTCTATGACGGTCCGATTCCGCCGGGAATGGCCGGACACCCGCCGAATGGTGCTGCCCCGGTTTCATTTCGAGGACCTGACCTGGAACGCGTGCGGGAATTACTGGAAGAGGCCGGTTATCCGAACGGCAGGGGTCTGCCGGTGATTGACTACTACGTCGCACGCGGTCGCAATTATGCGGAACAGACGGAAATGCTGAAAAAGCAACTGTCCAGGGTCAATATCCGCATTCGCGAACACCTGGTGGACTTTTCCACGCTGATGCAGACCGTCGACCGCAAACAGGCACCTTTTTTTTCGTTCGCCTGGGGATCCGACTATCCGGACGCGGAAAACAATCTGGCGCTGTTCTACGGGCCCTATGAATCACCGGGCAGCAATCATTTCAATTACCAGAATCCTGACTATGACAGGTTGTACGAACAGATTCTCAGCATGTCGCCGTCAGAAGAACGAACAGAAATCTGCCGCAGGATGCGGGACATGGTTCTGGAAGACTGTCCCTGTGCCGGGTCCATGGCCAGAACCCGGTTCTACGTGGTGCGCCCACATCTGAAGAATATGAAACCCGTGGAAGTGTTTGACAACTGGTACAAGTATCTGGACATCGACGAATCCCTGCGGTGA
- a CDS encoding c-type cytochrome, with amino-acid sequence MPKRLLAHAEDADDHNLPLMYWYAIEPLVPADPPRAMELAQKSKIPLVTRYIIRRASESDATISPVVELLGKTPTPDMQQLVMDEMLASFEGRVGIPMPQAWNTAYDKLAKSDQQTIRDKADQLAILFGDQRVFPRMRDLLADSSQDVERRQQALNVLVRGQDKASASVLLSDAVLNNETLRSSAVKALSTLGNERVSETLLNRYSDFDEETRKDVISTLVSRPAWTTDLLNAIGTGHVPSADLHAYHVRQILSFNNSGINDLLKQHWGEIRESSADRQQLIADWTAKLTPDVIQSAHLGNGRRLFNKTCQNCHRLFGEGGEIGPDITGSNRANLDYILHNVLDPSAVIGRDYRMTVLVLDDGRVVSGLVKQESDSAVTIQTINDKVVVPLKDIEEKFLSDVSMMPDRQLDAMTFAEARDLIAYLGSETQVAMSGPPSPIEKATGKVPGAIEGEGMKIIEKTAGSAASQGMGGFPKDKWSGNDQLWWTGAKPGDRLSLEVPVSSDGTYDLEIVLTKARDYGVVSLSLDDKVLDAGVDCFNNPDVITTGVLTYRGLELKKGAHRLTLEITGANPQAVKAYMAAVDYVRVVAAAAVEE; translated from the coding sequence TTGCCGAAGCGGCTGCTCGCTCACGCCGAAGACGCCGATGACCACAACCTGCCGCTGATGTATTGGTACGCCATCGAACCGCTGGTTCCCGCCGACCCGCCGCGGGCGATGGAGCTGGCTCAGAAGTCGAAAATTCCGCTCGTCACTCGCTACATCATTCGCCGAGCGTCCGAGTCCGACGCTACGATCTCGCCGGTTGTCGAGCTTCTCGGCAAGACACCAACCCCCGACATGCAGCAGCTTGTCATGGACGAAATGCTGGCCTCGTTTGAAGGCCGAGTCGGAATTCCGATGCCTCAGGCATGGAACACGGCCTACGACAAACTGGCGAAGAGCGACCAGCAGACCATTCGCGACAAAGCCGATCAACTGGCCATTCTGTTCGGCGATCAGCGAGTCTTCCCGCGCATGCGCGATCTGCTGGCCGATTCGTCGCAGGATGTTGAACGGCGTCAGCAGGCTCTGAACGTGCTGGTGCGAGGCCAGGACAAGGCGTCGGCTTCCGTCTTGCTGTCCGATGCCGTTCTGAACAACGAAACGCTGCGATCGTCCGCCGTGAAGGCACTCAGTACGCTCGGCAATGAACGCGTTTCAGAAACGCTGCTGAATCGTTATTCCGACTTCGACGAAGAAACACGCAAAGACGTCATCAGCACGCTGGTTTCTCGGCCGGCGTGGACCACGGATTTGCTGAACGCGATCGGAACCGGCCATGTTCCGTCAGCGGACCTGCACGCGTATCACGTGCGGCAGATCCTGTCGTTCAACAATTCCGGCATCAACGACCTGCTGAAACAGCACTGGGGCGAAATCCGTGAATCCAGCGCTGATCGGCAGCAGTTGATCGCGGACTGGACTGCAAAGCTGACTCCCGACGTGATTCAGAGTGCTCACCTTGGCAACGGCCGGCGGCTGTTCAACAAAACCTGTCAGAACTGTCACCGGCTGTTCGGCGAAGGAGGCGAAATCGGCCCGGACATCACTGGTTCCAACCGAGCCAACCTGGACTACATTCTGCACAACGTTCTGGACCCCAGTGCCGTCATCGGCCGCGACTACCGCATGACCGTGCTGGTTCTGGACGACGGTCGAGTCGTCAGCGGCCTGGTCAAACAGGAATCCGACAGCGCCGTCACGATCCAGACGATCAACGACAAAGTGGTCGTGCCGCTGAAGGATATCGAAGAAAAATTCCTGTCCGACGTGTCGATGATGCCCGATCGCCAGCTTGACGCGATGACGTTTGCGGAAGCTCGCGACCTGATCGCGTACCTGGGCAGCGAGACGCAAGTCGCCATGTCCGGCCCGCCGTCACCAATCGAAAAAGCAACGGGCAAAGTTCCCGGAGCGATCGAAGGCGAAGGCATGAAGATCATCGAAAAGACTGCCGGCAGCGCTGCCAGCCAGGGAATGGGCGGCTTCCCGAAGGATAAGTGGAGCGGCAACGATCAGTTGTGGTGGACGGGAGCCAAACCCGGCGATCGTCTGTCGCTGGAAGTTCCCGTCTCCAGCGACGGAACCTACGACCTGGAAATCGTGCTCACGAAAGCCCGCGACTACGGCGTTGTCAGTCTGTCGCTGGACGACAAAGTTCTGGACGCCGGCGTCGACTGCTTCAACAACCCGGACGTGATCACAACGGGAGTCCTGACCTACCGCGGCCTGGAACTGAAGAAAGGTGCGCACCGGCTGACTCTGGAAATCACCGGAGCCAACCCGCAGGCAGTGAAGGCCTACATGGCGGCGGTGGACTACGTGCGCGTTGTCGCTGCAGCTGCGGTGGAAGAGTAG
- a CDS encoding Gfo/Idh/MocA family oxidoreductase, whose product MASPRRKFPGQVGVGMLAAATSGGIARAAQSDRVTVGIIGPGGMGTSHLKNLAGRDDVEIAWVCDVDRNRLEKAAAHVQDTTGKRPQSSGDLRHVLDDKRVDAVFIATPDHWHGPASILALDAGKHVYVEKPCCHNIREGRLMTDAVARTGRLLQVGTQSRSTDCVREAIQRVHEGQIGEVLVAKAWNSQRRGSIGHVQPSAVPEELDFDTWVGPAKMVPYQKNLLHSVWRWWYDFGCGDIGNDGVHDIDVALWGLAVQQHPERVACFGGKYFFDDDQQFPDTQYAVFEYAPGADGKRRQFVFEQRIWSPYVQEGYENGAAWYGTNGMLICGHTVGWRLYGPKNQLIAERSGAADLVAHHNNFLDAIRGDAPLHADIQAGHLAATVVHLANIAARTGRVLQFDSTNEQISGDDEASALVRRTYRDDHWATPRGASA is encoded by the coding sequence ATGGCATCACCGCGTCGGAAGTTTCCTGGTCAGGTTGGTGTCGGCATGCTGGCAGCGGCAACCTCCGGCGGCATCGCGCGAGCGGCGCAGTCGGATCGAGTGACCGTCGGCATCATTGGACCCGGCGGAATGGGAACATCGCATCTGAAGAATCTGGCGGGCCGCGACGATGTCGAAATCGCGTGGGTCTGCGACGTGGATCGGAACCGGCTGGAAAAAGCGGCCGCTCATGTTCAGGACACCACCGGGAAGCGTCCGCAATCATCCGGCGATCTCCGGCACGTGCTGGACGACAAACGCGTCGATGCGGTCTTCATTGCGACGCCGGATCACTGGCACGGTCCCGCGTCGATCCTGGCGCTGGATGCCGGCAAGCATGTGTACGTGGAGAAACCCTGTTGTCACAACATTCGCGAAGGTCGCCTGATGACCGACGCCGTGGCACGCACCGGTCGGCTGCTGCAGGTCGGCACGCAAAGTCGAAGCACCGATTGCGTGCGTGAAGCGATTCAGCGGGTTCACGAAGGCCAGATCGGCGAGGTCCTGGTCGCCAAGGCATGGAACAGCCAGCGCCGCGGTTCCATCGGACATGTGCAGCCTTCGGCGGTTCCTGAGGAACTCGATTTCGACACCTGGGTCGGACCGGCGAAGATGGTTCCGTACCAGAAGAACCTGCTGCACAGCGTGTGGCGGTGGTGGTACGACTTCGGTTGCGGCGACATCGGCAATGACGGCGTCCACGACATCGACGTCGCGCTGTGGGGACTGGCCGTGCAACAGCATCCGGAACGTGTGGCATGTTTCGGCGGCAAGTATTTCTTCGACGACGATCAGCAGTTTCCCGATACGCAGTACGCGGTCTTCGAATACGCCCCCGGCGCGGACGGCAAGCGCAGGCAATTTGTGTTCGAGCAGCGCATCTGGAGCCCCTACGTTCAGGAAGGCTACGAAAACGGAGCGGCCTGGTACGGGACAAACGGAATGCTGATCTGCGGACACACCGTCGGCTGGCGGCTGTATGGGCCGAAAAATCAGCTCATCGCCGAACGCAGCGGGGCGGCTGACCTGGTCGCTCACCACAACAACTTCCTGGACGCCATTCGCGGCGACGCGCCGCTGCACGCGGACATTCAGGCCGGACACCTGGCGGCAACCGTCGTTCACCTGGCCAACATCGCCGCGCGGACCGGTCGCGTGCTGCAGTTCGACAGTACGAACGAACAGATTTCCGGTGACGACGAAGCCAGCGCACTGGTGCGTCGCACATATCGCGACGACCACTGGGCAACCCCCCGCGGCGCTTCAGCGTGA
- a CDS encoding ABC transporter permease — MWAYVFRRILYNIPVYLGIILLVMLALRVNDPVYQYLGKNASQEEIHDKRKAMGLDRPFIVQYALFVGRVVTLSFDEESWDYPGFEVGELLRDAVGPSLAITLPALVITTLLSISVAILSAWYRGRWPDRTLMVTAVFGMSISFLAYVILGQYFGAFELKRIMGREVFAIHGYDVNRDTTVSDYLFRVWPQYCLLPVLINVVVAMGYDTRFYRAVMVEETGRDYITTAVAKGVGRLRLMFVHMLKNAMIPIITRVVITLPFLITGSFLLETYFGIPGMGLRLILAVEHNDFPVIQAFTAIFAGIYIASNVLTDVLYALVDPRVRLS; from the coding sequence ATGTGGGCCTATGTATTCCGACGGATTCTGTACAATATCCCCGTGTATCTGGGGATCATTCTGCTTGTCATGCTGGCGCTGCGCGTCAATGACCCCGTCTATCAGTACCTGGGCAAGAACGCCTCACAGGAAGAGATTCACGACAAGCGGAAGGCCATGGGCCTGGACAGACCGTTTATCGTTCAATACGCCCTGTTTGTCGGGCGCGTGGTGACGCTGTCATTCGATGAAGAGAGCTGGGATTACCCGGGATTTGAAGTCGGCGAACTGCTTCGTGACGCTGTCGGTCCCAGTCTGGCCATCACCCTGCCGGCTCTGGTCATCACAACGCTGCTGTCGATATCGGTGGCGATCCTGTCCGCCTGGTATCGCGGTCGCTGGCCCGACCGCACGCTGATGGTGACTGCGGTGTTCGGGATGAGCATCAGTTTTCTGGCCTATGTAATTCTGGGTCAGTATTTCGGAGCCTTCGAACTGAAGCGGATCATGGGACGGGAGGTATTCGCCATCCACGGCTACGATGTCAACAGGGACACGACCGTTTCCGATTATCTGTTTCGCGTCTGGCCTCAATACTGCCTGCTTCCCGTGCTGATCAATGTGGTCGTGGCGATGGGCTATGACACTCGCTTCTATCGGGCTGTCATGGTTGAAGAAACGGGGCGCGACTACATCACCACGGCGGTGGCCAAGGGTGTCGGGCGTCTTCGGCTGATGTTTGTTCACATGCTGAAGAACGCGATGATTCCGATCATCACGCGAGTGGTCATCACGCTGCCGTTTCTTATCACCGGCAGCTTTCTGCTGGAAACCTATTTCGGAATCCCGGGCATGGGACTGCGTCTGATTCTGGCAGTGGAACACAATGATTTTCCCGTGATTCAGGCGTTTACCGCGATCTTTGCCGGGATCTACATCGCCAGCAATGTGCTGACCGATGTTCTTTACGCACTTGTGGACCCCCGTGTGAGGTTGTCATGA
- a CDS encoding ATP-binding cassette domain-containing protein, whose product MMIRLIEPTSGSIRFDGFEITRFSHRHLMPIRRRMQFVFQDPYSSLNPRMTAGQMLSEVIRFHDIVSRSATQSYVEELLETVRLQKDAKDHYPHEFSGGQRQRLNIARALAVKPEFLIADEPVSALDVSVQAQILNLLMDLREQFHLTIMFISHDLKVVEHFCDRMMVMYLGTVAEELACDDIHRDAKHPYTQALLKSNPINDPAERREEFMLEGEIPSAMHPPIGCPFVTRCSIAEHQCHLRRPPLIVHPNNQRVACWAIEPEPAAITGGSQ is encoded by the coding sequence ATGATGATCCGGCTCATCGAACCAACCAGCGGGTCGATTCGTTTTGACGGCTTCGAGATCACACGATTCAGTCATCGCCACCTGATGCCCATTAGGCGGCGGATGCAGTTTGTCTTTCAGGATCCCTACTCGTCCCTGAATCCGCGGATGACGGCGGGGCAGATGCTGAGCGAAGTGATTCGCTTTCACGACATCGTGTCGCGATCGGCGACGCAAAGCTATGTGGAGGAACTTCTGGAAACCGTGCGGCTTCAGAAGGACGCGAAGGATCACTACCCGCATGAGTTTTCCGGCGGTCAGCGGCAGCGGCTTAACATTGCGCGGGCTCTGGCGGTGAAGCCGGAATTCCTGATTGCCGACGAACCGGTTTCCGCGCTGGATGTGTCCGTGCAGGCGCAGATTCTGAATCTGCTGATGGACCTGCGGGAGCAGTTTCACCTGACCATCATGTTCATCTCTCACGACCTGAAAGTCGTGGAACACTTTTGCGATCGCATGATGGTGATGTACCTGGGAACCGTGGCTGAGGAACTCGCGTGCGACGACATTCATCGCGACGCAAAGCATCCCTACACACAGGCACTGCTGAAATCCAACCCCATCAACGACCCGGCGGAACGCAGGGAAGAGTTCATGCTGGAGGGTGAGATTCCCAGCGCGATGCATCCGCCAATCGGATGCCCGTTCGTGACGCGCTGCAGCATTGCTGAACATCAGTGCCACCTGCGGCGTCCGCCGCTGATTGTCCATCCGAACAATCAGCGCGTCGCGTGCTGGGCGATCGAACCCGAACCTGCGGCGATCACCGGCGGCTCGCAATGA